In Clostridium thermosuccinogenes, the genomic stretch ATAGCAACTTGGTAATTAGCAATGAGGATAATCTTTTTTGTGGACTTACCTTTTGCAAAAAGAGTCATTAAAACAAACTTCTATAATTTTCAGAATGTTGGTGGTTATTTTGAAAAGCGCTTCTTTTAGGGATGCTTTGGGAAAAGCATTGGTTGAGATGGGAAAAGCATACCAGTCTATGGTGGTTATAACCCCTGATCTTGCTAAAGCAGTACGTATTACGGAATACAAGAAATTATATCCGGAAAGATTTATTTCGGTGGGAATCAGTGAAGCAGACTGCATATCAGTAGCAGCAGGGCTTGCAACTGTAGGTCTAATCCCTGTTGTTACAGGTTTTGCCATGTTTGTTGCAGAAAAGCCTTTTGAGCAAATACGCAATTCCATTTCCTATCCCTGTCTGAATGTAAAAATATTTGCAACCCATGGAGGAATTAGTGTTGGGAGGGACGGTGCAACTCATCAGGCCATTGAGGATATTGCCATTATGAGGACTTTGCCGAATTTCTCGGTAATAACAGCGGTGGATGCAACAGAAACCAAAGCTGCTATAAAAGCTGCTTTGAAGCATAAGGGTCCAGTATACCTGCGACTTGGAAGGGATCAGGCAGAAACTATTTATAACCAAGAAAAGGAATTTGTCATCGGGCAGTGTGATGTCTTAAAACAGGGGAAAGATGCGACGATTATTGCCTGCGGGCTCATGGTCGCTGAGGCTTTAAAGGCGGAATCTGCACTGCGTGAGGAAAGGATAAATGTCCGGGTTATAAATATGCACAGCATAAAACCACTGGACGAAGAGGCTGTAATGAAGGCTGCATTAGAAACCGGTGCTATTGTAACAGCCGAAGACCACACACGGATCGGCGGACTGGGAGGAGCTGTAGCAGAAATGCTGGTTAGAAACTGTCCTGTACCAATGGAGCAGGTTGCAGTAGAGGATTGCTTTGCAGAATCAGGCTCACAGGATGAGCTTTATCAAAAATACGGGTTAACTGCTGACAGGATTGTTGAAGCAGTTAAAAAAGTAATGGCAAGAAAAAATGTTTAGCAAATATGTATGTAGAATCAGACAAGAATACGAAAGGAAGTTTTGCTATGGAGTATAGTGATAAGGACATAGAACAGCTGCAGCTAAAGTGTAAAGAAATAAGACGGGATATATTAAATATGATATACAACGTTCAATCAGGTCATGGCGGTGGATCGTTATCAATTGTGGAAATATTGGTGGCACTTTATCATAAAAAACTTAAGGTGAATCCTAAGATTCCACAGTGGGAAGATAGGGATCGTTTTATTTTGTCCAAAGGCCACTGTACTCCTGCATATTATGCAGTTCTTGCAGACATGGGCTATTTTCCTCATGAAGATCTTATGACTTCCTATAGAGTAATCAATGGCAGACTGCAGGGACATCCTGATATGAAGAAAACACTGGGAGTTGACATGTCAACAGGTTCCCTGGGTATCGGACTTTCGGCAGGCTGTGGTATGGCTTTAGGGGCGAAGATAAAGAAAAAGGACTTCAGGGTATATGTTCTGATAGGAGACGGTGAGACAAATGAGGGCCAGATTTGGGAAGCAGCAAAGACGGCAGCGCATTATAAGCTTGAAAATCTCACTGCTATAGTTGACGTTAATGAATATCAGAATGACGGTGCAACAAAGGAAGAAATGGATATGTCACCTTTGGGTGCAAAATGGGAGGCTTTTGGATGGAAAGTGCTGGAAGTAGACGGCCATGATCTAAGGCAAATTTTAGCAGCCTTTGATAAGGCGCAGGAATGCAGGTCAGGACCTAGTGTGATTATTTGCCATACGGTCAAATGCAAAGGTGTCTCATTTATGGAGCAAGACAAGGTGAAATACCATGGAGCACCGTTAAATTACGAGCAATTGCAGCAGGCATTATCAGAGATTGGATGATGGAAGCATGGAGGGAATTATGCAGCATCAATATTTAATAGGAATTGATATCGGAACATCAGGATGCAAATCGGTTATTGTTAACGAATTAGGCAAAATAATTTCAGAAGCTTATTATGAATATGGCATGTCCACTTCTGAGCCGGG encodes the following:
- a CDS encoding transketolase family protein, with product MLVVILKSASFRDALGKALVEMGKAYQSMVVITPDLAKAVRITEYKKLYPERFISVGISEADCISVAAGLATVGLIPVVTGFAMFVAEKPFEQIRNSISYPCLNVKIFATHGGISVGRDGATHQAIEDIAIMRTLPNFSVITAVDATETKAAIKAALKHKGPVYLRLGRDQAETIYNQEKEFVIGQCDVLKQGKDATIIACGLMVAEALKAESALREERINVRVINMHSIKPLDEEAVMKAALETGAIVTAEDHTRIGGLGGAVAEMLVRNCPVPMEQVAVEDCFAESGSQDELYQKYGLTADRIVEAVKKVMARKNV
- a CDS encoding transketolase, which codes for MEYSDKDIEQLQLKCKEIRRDILNMIYNVQSGHGGGSLSIVEILVALYHKKLKVNPKIPQWEDRDRFILSKGHCTPAYYAVLADMGYFPHEDLMTSYRVINGRLQGHPDMKKTLGVDMSTGSLGIGLSAGCGMALGAKIKKKDFRVYVLIGDGETNEGQIWEAAKTAAHYKLENLTAIVDVNEYQNDGATKEEMDMSPLGAKWEAFGWKVLEVDGHDLRQILAAFDKAQECRSGPSVIICHTVKCKGVSFMEQDKVKYHGAPLNYEQLQQALSEIG